The Ornithodoros turicata isolate Travis chromosome 7, ASM3712646v1, whole genome shotgun sequence genome includes a region encoding these proteins:
- the LOC135399886 gene encoding uncharacterized protein LOC135399886 gives MCGTKKDTLTLIGVACLAINGFNVAFVEFCLRDMFLEHEWYNYVPDVHNISAWVGGIETSDNILLGLAGVSVLFDITLILGCATDNPTLIFVSGVWHSGDCVADAVIGFLSANYTIPSIFKSAEASEKEKKSIWQHEGIQEVQERRHPRDTRQQKRRDKVSR, from the exons ATGTGCGGAACCAAGAAAGATACCCTCACACTAATCGGGGTGGCCTGCCTG GCCATAAATGGATTCAACGTCGCATTTGTGGAATTTTGTCTCCGAGATATGTTTCTTGAACACGAATGGTACAACTACGTTCCGGACGTTCACAACATCAGTGCTTGGG TGGGCGGCATCGAGACTTCCGACAACATTCTGTTAGGCCTAGCAGGTGTCAGCGTTCTGTTCGACATCACTTTGATCTTGGGATGCGCTACG GACAACCCAACGCTGATCTTCGTCTCAGGAGTGTGGCACAGTGGTGACTGCGTGGCGGACGCTGTCATAGGATTCTTGTCCGCCAACTACACGATCCCGTCAATATTT AAGTCGGCGGAGGcttccgaaaaagaaaagaaatctatTTGGCAACATGAAGGT ATACAGGAGGTACAGGAACGCAGACATCCAAGGGACACCAGACAACAAAAGCGT CGGGATAAGGTAAGTAGATAA